Proteins encoded by one window of Lycium barbarum isolate Lr01 chromosome 11, ASM1917538v2, whole genome shotgun sequence:
- the LOC132617953 gene encoding chaperone protein dnaJ 11, chloroplastic-like, with the protein MVQSLTLPALTSFSFSVPKPSYSATAVGFNCRVSRTRRATVCAVAVAEANPVLERRKSVSLYEVLRVNRDASAKEIKAAYRNLAKLYHPDAAAAAEEEESSRPDPTRDFIEIHDAYATLSDPSARALYDLKLTLDLRRRGIYPTRVKRSGFYPTRRWETDQCW; encoded by the coding sequence atGGTGCAATCACTAACTCTACCTGCGCTAACCTCCTTCTCTTTTTCCGTCCCAAAACCCTCCTATTCCGCCACGGCAGTTGGATTTAACTGCCGTGTTTCGCGTACTAGGAGGGCAACGGTATGTGCTGTTGCGGTTGCGGAGGCTAATCCAGTGTTAGAGAGGAGAAAATCGGTGAGTTTATATGAGGTGTTAAGAGTTAATAGAGATGCTTCTGCTAAAGAGATTAAAGCTGCTTACCGGAATCTAGCTAAACTGTACCATCCCgatgctgctgctgctgctgaggagGAGGAATCTTCcagacccgacccgacccgggaTTTTATTGAGATACACGATGCTTATGCTACGCTATCTGATCCTTCAGCTAGGGCTCTTTATGATCTTAAGTTGACTCTGGATTTACGAAGAAGAGGGATTTACCCGACCCGGGTGAAGAGGTCTGGGTTTTACCCGACCCGGAGATGGGAAACGGATCAATGCTGGTAG